In Tsuneonella dongtanensis, a single window of DNA contains:
- a CDS encoding succinate dehydrogenase assembly factor 2, producing the protein MDSASRIRRLKFRAWHRGTREADYMIGGFFDRYHESWDDAALDWFEGLLEEDDVDVMAWALGTQPVPDAFAGQHMALMQRLDYVEMP; encoded by the coding sequence ATGGACAGCGCTTCCCGAATCCGGCGGTTGAAGTTCCGCGCCTGGCATCGCGGCACGCGCGAGGCCGACTACATGATCGGCGGGTTCTTCGACCGCTACCACGAAAGCTGGGACGACGCTGCGCTCGACTGGTTCGAAGGACTGCTGGAAGAGGACGACGTCGACGTGATGGCCTGGGCACTCGGCACGCAGCCGGTGCCGGATGCGTTCGCCGGCCAGCACATGGCATTGATGCAGCGGCTCGATTACGTCGAGATGCCCTGA
- the recG gene encoding ATP-dependent DNA helicase RecG, producing MRPDILNPLFAEAETLEGVGPKLKKPLEKLGLTRVRDVAYHLPDRFVTRRPIDNLDAASVGEQIVVPLTVTEHRSSRSGRGPYTVMATDAPGNYVALTYFGKASYTAKKLLPVGAKRWVAGRLDQYGQMLQIVHPEHVAEDSSGLLGTLNEPVYSLSEGLTQPKVAGLAAQALARLPELPEWIEPGQYARAKWPAWADALRLAHKGEHPAARDRLAYDELLANSLALMLVRADNKRRKGQPLRGDGALRGKLDLPFPLTGAQSRSIGEIEGDLAQDTPMLRLLQGDVGSGKTVVALEAMLIAVEAGAQAALLAPTEILARQHFETLRRMLAPTGVEIALLTGRDKGRAREAILMGLHDGSIPIVVGTHAIFQDTVAYRNLGLIVIDEQHRFGVSQRLMLAQKGRVTPHTLAMTATPIPRTLTLAQYGEMDVSRLDEMPPGRQAIDTVVISQERIGEVVDRLAAQLEAGAQAYWVCPMVRELETEDIAAAEARYAALRERFGDDVVLVHGQLRPELKDAAMERFASGNAKLLVATTVIEVGVDVPNATLMVIEQAERFGLAQLHQLRGRVGRGSKKSVCLLLRGEALSETGKERLALMRETQDGFRLAEEDLRLRGGGELLGTRQSGDTPFRVADLDQIQRLLPIAHEDARLLMDRDGGLSSERGEAARILLYLFERDWGVQLLRGG from the coding sequence ATGCGGCCCGACATCCTCAATCCCCTGTTCGCCGAGGCCGAGACCCTCGAAGGGGTGGGGCCCAAGCTGAAGAAGCCGCTGGAGAAGCTCGGGCTGACGCGCGTGCGCGACGTCGCGTATCACCTGCCCGACCGCTTCGTGACCCGGCGCCCAATCGACAATCTCGACGCGGCAAGCGTGGGCGAGCAGATCGTCGTGCCGCTCACCGTGACAGAGCATCGTTCGAGCCGCAGCGGGCGCGGACCCTACACTGTCATGGCGACCGACGCGCCGGGCAACTACGTCGCACTGACCTATTTCGGCAAGGCCAGCTACACCGCGAAGAAGCTGCTGCCGGTAGGCGCGAAGCGGTGGGTCGCGGGCCGGCTCGACCAGTACGGCCAGATGCTCCAGATCGTGCATCCTGAACACGTGGCGGAGGACAGTTCGGGGCTGCTCGGCACACTCAACGAGCCGGTCTATTCGCTGTCCGAGGGGCTGACCCAGCCCAAGGTGGCCGGGCTTGCGGCACAGGCGCTCGCGCGGCTGCCCGAGCTGCCCGAATGGATCGAGCCGGGCCAGTACGCGCGGGCGAAGTGGCCCGCCTGGGCGGACGCGCTGCGCCTTGCCCACAAGGGCGAGCATCCGGCGGCGCGCGACCGGCTCGCCTATGACGAACTTCTCGCGAACAGCCTTGCCCTGATGCTGGTGCGTGCCGACAACAAGCGGCGCAAGGGGCAGCCGCTGCGAGGCGACGGGGCGCTGCGCGGCAAGCTCGACCTGCCGTTTCCGCTCACCGGCGCGCAATCGCGCAGCATCGGCGAGATCGAAGGCGACCTGGCGCAGGACACCCCGATGCTGCGGCTGCTGCAGGGCGATGTGGGCAGCGGCAAGACCGTGGTGGCGCTGGAAGCCATGCTGATCGCGGTCGAGGCGGGGGCTCAGGCGGCGCTGCTGGCCCCGACGGAAATTCTCGCGCGCCAGCATTTCGAGACGCTGCGCCGGATGCTCGCCCCGACCGGGGTGGAGATCGCGCTCCTGACTGGTCGCGACAAGGGCCGGGCACGCGAGGCGATCCTGATGGGGCTCCACGACGGATCCATTCCGATCGTCGTCGGCACCCACGCCATCTTCCAGGACACCGTGGCCTACCGGAACCTCGGCCTCATCGTCATCGACGAGCAGCACCGCTTCGGCGTCTCGCAGCGGCTGATGCTGGCGCAGAAGGGCCGCGTGACGCCGCACACCCTCGCGATGACCGCCACCCCGATCCCGCGCACGCTGACGCTGGCGCAGTACGGCGAAATGGACGTGAGCCGCCTCGACGAAATGCCCCCGGGCCGGCAGGCGATCGATACCGTGGTGATCAGCCAGGAGCGGATCGGCGAGGTGGTCGACCGGCTCGCCGCGCAACTCGAGGCTGGCGCGCAGGCCTACTGGGTGTGCCCGATGGTGCGCGAACTCGAAACCGAGGACATCGCCGCCGCCGAGGCGCGCTACGCCGCGCTCAGGGAGCGGTTCGGGGACGACGTCGTGCTGGTCCACGGCCAGCTTCGGCCCGAGCTCAAGGACGCCGCGATGGAGCGCTTCGCATCGGGCAATGCGAAGCTGCTCGTCGCGACCACGGTGATCGAGGTCGGGGTCGACGTGCCCAACGCGACCCTGATGGTGATCGAACAGGCCGAACGCTTCGGGTTGGCGCAGCTCCACCAGCTCCGCGGTCGGGTGGGGCGGGGCAGCAAGAAGTCGGTCTGCCTCCTGCTGCGCGGCGAAGCCTTGAGCGAAACCGGCAAGGAACGCCTCGCGCTGATGCGCGAGACGCAGGACGGTTTCCGCCTGGCCGAGGAAGACCTGCGCCTGCGCGGCGGGGGCGAACTCCTCGGCACGCGGCAGTCGGGCGACACGCCGTTCCGCGTCGCCGACCTCGACCAGATCCAGCGCCTCCTGCCAATCGCCCACGAGGATGCCCGCCTGTTGATGGATCGCGACGGGGGCCTGTCGAGCGAGCGCGGCGAGGCAGCGCGAATCCTGCTCTACCTGTTCGAACGCGACTGGGGAGTCCAGCTCCTGCGCGGAGGCTGA
- the mfd gene encoding transcription-repair coupling factor, whose protein sequence is MPDLQKILSAKTPLTLSSIPRGAQPLVMADLARASKGRAVFIAPDEAAMSGLAEAARYFAPELEVVEFPAWDCLPYDRASPALSVSARRLAALHRLQAGKTGSQLLVTTINAVLQRVLTPFRVREAVREIRPGMEIAREALIALLQRQGYNRTDTVIDHGEFAVRGSIFDLFPSGLEAGLRLDFFGDELESLRLFDPNTQMTTGVIERHLLIPASEALLDEDTIKRFRTRYRERFGANATQDPLYQAVSDGRRLAGMEHWLPLFEERMATLFDHLSPDDLLVIDNAALGAADERLTDVADYHRQREEGTYRPLPEDALYLTQGELDAALAEGPIHRASIFAEPEGAGVVDFGFRSGRDFAPERTRGDNVYAAAADHLKAAGKAGKKPLLATYSKGSRARIASIIGEAGAPMALAETWQEALGLSAKGKPVALVLPLEAGFANEQVDLLTEADVLGDRLVRRKKKRKSADAFLAELQALNAGDLVVHIDHGIGKYLGLEAIPVGKSKHDCVMLEYHGGDKLYVPVENLEVLSRYGSSEEMVALDRLGGEAWQKRRSRLKERIREIAHELLRTAAARALRKAAVVETEEASFNQFVDRFPWEETDDQDRAIEEVLEDLASGKPMDRLVCGDVGFGKTEVALRAAFATAMSGRQVAVVAPTTLLARQHYENFAARFSGFPLKVGRLSRLVGAKEASDTRDGLKSGDIDVVIGTHAILSKSTEFKNLGLVIVDEEQRFGVTHKEKLKQLRADVHVLTLTATPIPRTLQMAMSGLRELSTIQTPPVDRLAVRTYVMEWDDMVMREALLREHHRGGQSFIVVPRIADMPEVEEWLHKHVPEVKAISAHGQMSPTEVEERMSAFYEGKYEVLLSTTIVESGLDIPSANTIVIHRADRFGLAQLYQLRGRVGRSKLRAYAYLTTPADTVLSEVAEKRLKVLGDLDSLGAGFQLASHDLDIRGAGNLLGDEQSGHIREVGFELYQSMLEDAILAAKAGDVGLEREAGPSPQITVDAPIMIPEEYVPDLAVRMGLYRRLNDARDQGEVESLAAEMIDRFGPLPAATANLVKLIEIKHQAIRANIAKIDVGARGTLVTFHKDDFPDPAGLIAWVERVGPDAKLRPDMKLVLARAWGDPQSRLNGLYQLTKGLSGVALRAQAKKKAA, encoded by the coding sequence ATGCCCGACCTCCAGAAGATCCTGTCCGCCAAGACGCCGCTGACGCTGTCCTCGATCCCGCGCGGTGCCCAGCCGCTGGTGATGGCGGACCTCGCGCGGGCGTCGAAGGGACGCGCCGTCTTTATCGCGCCCGACGAAGCGGCGATGTCCGGACTTGCCGAGGCCGCGCGATATTTCGCGCCCGAGCTGGAGGTCGTCGAGTTTCCGGCGTGGGACTGCCTGCCCTACGACCGCGCCTCCCCCGCCCTCTCGGTCAGCGCCCGGCGGCTCGCCGCGCTGCACCGTCTCCAGGCCGGCAAGACCGGGTCGCAACTGCTGGTCACCACGATCAACGCGGTCCTCCAGCGCGTACTCACCCCCTTCCGCGTGCGCGAGGCGGTGCGCGAGATCAGGCCGGGGATGGAAATCGCCCGTGAGGCGCTGATCGCGCTGCTCCAGCGCCAGGGCTACAACCGCACCGACACGGTCATCGACCACGGCGAGTTCGCGGTGCGCGGCTCCATCTTCGACCTATTTCCGAGCGGCCTCGAGGCGGGGCTACGGCTCGACTTCTTCGGCGACGAGCTGGAGTCGTTGCGCCTGTTCGATCCCAACACCCAGATGACCACCGGGGTGATCGAGCGCCACCTTCTCATTCCCGCGAGCGAGGCGCTGCTCGACGAAGACACGATCAAGCGTTTCCGCACCCGTTACCGGGAGCGGTTCGGGGCCAACGCGACGCAGGACCCGCTCTACCAGGCAGTCAGCGACGGCCGGCGCCTTGCGGGCATGGAACACTGGCTTCCCCTGTTCGAGGAGCGGATGGCGACGCTGTTCGACCACCTTTCGCCCGACGACCTTCTGGTGATCGACAACGCTGCGCTGGGTGCCGCCGACGAGCGCCTGACGGACGTGGCCGACTACCACCGCCAGCGCGAGGAAGGCACATATCGCCCGCTTCCCGAAGACGCGCTCTACCTGACGCAGGGCGAGCTCGACGCCGCGCTTGCCGAAGGCCCGATCCACCGCGCCTCGATCTTTGCGGAGCCCGAAGGCGCGGGCGTGGTCGATTTCGGTTTCCGCTCGGGGCGCGACTTCGCACCTGAACGGACCCGAGGCGACAACGTCTATGCCGCCGCCGCCGATCATCTGAAGGCGGCGGGCAAGGCGGGCAAGAAGCCCTTGCTCGCGACCTATTCCAAGGGCAGCCGCGCGCGCATCGCGTCGATCATCGGTGAAGCGGGCGCACCGATGGCGCTCGCCGAAACCTGGCAGGAGGCCCTCGGCCTCAGTGCGAAAGGCAAGCCCGTCGCGCTGGTCCTGCCGCTCGAGGCCGGGTTCGCGAACGAGCAGGTGGATCTCCTCACCGAAGCCGACGTGCTCGGCGACCGGCTCGTCCGCCGCAAAAAGAAGCGCAAGAGTGCCGACGCCTTCCTTGCCGAGCTTCAGGCGCTCAATGCGGGCGACCTCGTGGTTCACATCGACCACGGGATTGGCAAGTACCTCGGCCTCGAAGCGATCCCCGTCGGCAAGTCGAAGCACGACTGCGTGATGCTGGAGTACCACGGGGGCGACAAGCTCTACGTGCCCGTAGAGAACCTCGAGGTCCTCAGCCGTTACGGATCGAGCGAGGAAATGGTCGCGCTCGACCGATTGGGCGGCGAGGCGTGGCAGAAGCGCCGCAGCCGCCTCAAGGAACGCATCCGGGAGATCGCCCACGAACTGCTCCGCACGGCGGCCGCCCGCGCGCTGCGCAAGGCTGCGGTCGTCGAGACCGAGGAAGCGAGCTTCAACCAGTTCGTCGATCGCTTCCCGTGGGAGGAGACCGACGACCAGGACCGCGCGATCGAGGAAGTCCTGGAAGATCTCGCCAGCGGCAAGCCGATGGACCGCCTCGTCTGCGGCGACGTCGGCTTCGGGAAGACCGAGGTCGCCCTGCGCGCTGCCTTCGCAACCGCGATGAGCGGGCGCCAGGTCGCGGTCGTCGCGCCGACGACCCTGCTCGCTCGCCAGCACTACGAGAACTTCGCCGCGCGGTTCTCAGGCTTCCCGCTGAAGGTCGGGCGACTCAGCCGCCTCGTCGGCGCGAAGGAAGCGTCGGACACCCGCGACGGCCTCAAGTCTGGCGATATCGACGTGGTGATCGGAACCCACGCGATCCTGTCGAAATCGACCGAGTTCAAGAACCTCGGCCTCGTGATCGTCGACGAGGAGCAGCGCTTCGGCGTGACGCACAAGGAAAAGCTCAAGCAGCTGCGCGCCGACGTCCACGTCCTCACGCTCACCGCCACGCCCATCCCGCGCACGTTGCAGATGGCGATGAGCGGCCTGCGCGAGCTGTCCACCATCCAGACCCCGCCGGTCGACCGCCTCGCGGTGCGGACTTACGTCATGGAATGGGACGATATGGTCATGCGCGAGGCACTGCTGCGCGAGCATCACCGCGGCGGGCAGAGCTTCATCGTCGTGCCGCGTATCGCCGACATGCCCGAGGTCGAGGAGTGGCTGCACAAGCACGTGCCCGAAGTGAAGGCGATCAGTGCCCACGGCCAGATGTCCCCGACCGAGGTCGAAGAGCGGATGAGCGCGTTCTACGAGGGCAAGTACGAGGTGCTGCTTTCGACAACGATCGTCGAGAGTGGGCTCGACATTCCCAGCGCCAACACGATCGTGATCCACCGGGCGGACCGGTTCGGCCTTGCCCAGCTCTACCAGCTGCGCGGCCGCGTGGGCCGGTCGAAGTTGCGCGCCTATGCGTACCTGACGACGCCGGCGGACACCGTGCTGAGCGAAGTGGCGGAAAAGCGCCTCAAGGTTCTGGGCGATCTCGACAGCCTGGGCGCCGGGTTCCAACTCGCCAGCCACGATCTCGACATTCGCGGGGCGGGCAACCTGCTCGGCGACGAGCAGTCGGGTCATATCCGCGAGGTCGGTTTCGAGCTCTACCAGTCGATGCTGGAGGACGCGATCTTGGCCGCCAAGGCAGGCGATGTCGGTCTCGAGCGCGAGGCTGGGCCCAGCCCGCAGATCACAGTCGACGCGCCGATCATGATCCCGGAGGAATACGTCCCCGACCTGGCCGTGCGCATGGGTCTCTATCGCCGCCTCAACGATGCGCGCGACCAGGGCGAAGTGGAGAGCCTCGCCGCCGAGATGATCGATCGCTTCGGGCCCCTGCCCGCCGCGACCGCGAACCTCGTCAAGCTGATCGAGATCAAGCACCAGGCGATCCGCGCGAACATCGCCAAGATCGACGTGGGTGCGCGCGGCACGCTGGTCACGTTCCACAAGGATGATTTCCCCGATCCGGCGGGGCTTATCGCCTGGGTCGAGCGAGTGGGTCCGGACGCGAAATTGCGGCCCGACATGAAACTCGTGCTGGCCCGCGCATGGGGCGACCCGCAGAGCCGCCTCAACGGGTTGTACCAGTTGACCAAGGGTTTGAGCGGGGTCGCGTTGCGGGCACAGGCGAAAAAGAAGGCCGCCTGA
- a CDS encoding pyridoxal phosphate-dependent decarboxylase family protein: MTIDPLTPLSVAATAAEAYRRRIADAETTPVDDYAACLARFAEPLPERGGEGEAIIRELVAKAEGGIRAMTAPRFFGWVIGSSHPTGVAADWLTSAWGQNCANMKAAPAASAVEAVVAEWILELLGLPCESSVGIVSGATVANTVCLASARGEVLRRAGWDVEADGLFGAPEITVMIGADAHATVFSGLRYLGLGAKRVVTIATDDLGRMLPNALEAALGKAHGPTIVIAQAGQINTGVSDPFDAIAPLCRAAGAWLHVDGAFGLWAAASPKLKHLVAGIEQADSWGTDGHKWLQTPYDGSFAIVRDEAAHRRAMEITASYLPSVGGGERDPSAYVMELSRRARGFAMWAMIKQLGREGVAGMVEADVEVAREMAAEIAAIDGATLVCPAEINQFMVRFGDSDALTLATIEQVQRDAIAFVGPSEWRGQWVMRVSVCSIATTPEDGRITVDAVRAAWEKVRARG; encoded by the coding sequence ATGACCATCGATCCGCTAACGCCGCTTTCCGTCGCCGCCACTGCCGCCGAAGCCTATCGGCGGAGGATCGCGGATGCGGAGACCACCCCGGTGGACGATTACGCGGCGTGCCTTGCGCGTTTTGCCGAACCGTTGCCGGAACGCGGGGGCGAGGGCGAGGCGATCATTCGCGAACTCGTCGCCAAGGCCGAAGGTGGCATCCGGGCGATGACCGCGCCGCGCTTTTTCGGCTGGGTCATCGGCAGCTCGCACCCGACCGGCGTCGCCGCCGACTGGCTGACGTCGGCCTGGGGCCAGAACTGCGCGAACATGAAAGCGGCCCCTGCCGCGAGCGCGGTCGAGGCAGTCGTCGCGGAATGGATTCTCGAGCTCTTGGGCCTCCCATGCGAAAGCTCGGTCGGCATAGTTTCCGGCGCGACCGTGGCCAACACGGTGTGCCTTGCCTCCGCGCGCGGAGAAGTCCTGCGCCGGGCGGGGTGGGACGTCGAGGCCGACGGCCTGTTCGGCGCGCCGGAGATCACCGTGATGATCGGCGCCGATGCCCATGCGACGGTCTTCTCCGGGCTGCGCTACCTCGGGCTCGGCGCAAAGCGCGTCGTGACGATCGCCACCGACGACCTCGGGCGGATGCTGCCCAATGCGCTCGAAGCGGCTTTGGGGAAGGCGCACGGTCCCACGATCGTCATCGCGCAGGCCGGGCAGATCAACACCGGGGTGAGCGACCCGTTCGATGCGATCGCCCCCCTGTGCCGCGCCGCAGGCGCCTGGCTCCACGTCGATGGAGCCTTCGGGCTGTGGGCCGCCGCCTCGCCGAAACTGAAGCACCTTGTCGCGGGAATCGAGCAGGCGGACAGCTGGGGCACCGACGGGCACAAGTGGCTCCAGACCCCCTACGACGGCAGCTTCGCGATCGTCCGCGACGAAGCCGCGCATCGCCGTGCGATGGAGATCACCGCAAGCTACCTGCCGAGCGTCGGCGGCGGGGAGCGCGATCCGTCAGCCTACGTCATGGAACTTTCGCGCCGTGCACGGGGCTTCGCGATGTGGGCCATGATCAAGCAGCTCGGCCGCGAGGGCGTGGCCGGGATGGTCGAAGCGGACGTGGAGGTGGCCCGGGAAATGGCTGCCGAGATCGCTGCAATCGACGGCGCCACTCTCGTATGTCCCGCCGAGATCAACCAGTTCATGGTCCGCTTCGGCGACAGTGATGCACTGACGCTCGCGACCATAGAGCAGGTCCAGCGCGACGCGATCGCGTTCGTCGGGCCATCGGAGTGGCGCGGACAGTGGGTCATGCGCGTATCGGTCTGCTCGATTGCGACAACGCCCGAGGACGGCCGCATCACGGTCGATGCCGTGCGCGCGGCGTGGGAGAAGGTGCGCGCACGGGGGTGA
- a CDS encoding winged helix-turn-helix domain-containing protein has translation MRTIAADGKEVLLEPRVMQVLVAFARNPGQVLSRDNLIALCWDGRIVGDDAINRAISLLRQGLAEVVGEAVRLETIKKVGFRLVTDEPALSPGGSVETLGLSRRIAILGGAGGVLALGSVAAWFNREAILGSPRDPRVVALAERAHLIQLTGEPGTSEQAVAFYKQAVSIDPDDADSWGALALAHLLTFSGFSNRDRTSVREQMISAARRSLALDPDQPDADAALSFSEPAFGNYARFDAATTGLLDRHPDYWYAHARRAMFLRDVGRLRDSRQFAQRSIEIDPMLPIGWGNVAIGHAMSGDLLQADATFEEATRRWPAHGYLWNQRFALLLELGRYDEAIALARDPRARPDYIPAEVGEQRAALALAIQKGDQAALANARMRITAEITRDLISAQRHAPTLVAMGFADDAFDSLSRLFAVAAQSKTIALQVATVFLFRPAFAPLRNDSRYQALLKASGLEKYWRLSGSQPDFRRS, from the coding sequence ATGAGGACCATAGCGGCCGATGGAAAAGAGGTTCTGCTCGAACCGCGGGTCATGCAGGTCCTCGTCGCCTTTGCGCGAAATCCGGGCCAGGTCCTCTCACGCGACAACCTAATCGCCCTGTGCTGGGACGGTCGTATCGTTGGTGACGACGCGATCAACCGGGCCATCTCGCTCTTGCGCCAGGGGCTGGCGGAAGTGGTCGGTGAAGCGGTCCGCCTCGAGACGATCAAGAAGGTCGGCTTTCGCCTCGTGACGGACGAACCGGCGCTGTCGCCGGGCGGCAGTGTCGAGACGCTGGGCCTTTCCCGCAGGATCGCGATCCTCGGCGGGGCCGGTGGGGTTCTAGCGCTCGGCAGCGTCGCGGCCTGGTTCAATCGGGAAGCGATACTCGGATCGCCCCGCGACCCGCGAGTGGTCGCGCTTGCCGAACGGGCCCACCTCATCCAGCTCACCGGCGAACCCGGGACGAGCGAGCAGGCGGTCGCGTTCTACAAGCAGGCCGTGTCCATCGACCCCGACGACGCGGATTCGTGGGGCGCGCTCGCGCTGGCCCACCTCCTGACCTTTTCGGGCTTCAGCAACCGCGACCGGACGTCCGTACGCGAGCAGATGATCAGCGCCGCGCGTCGCAGCCTCGCCCTCGATCCCGACCAGCCCGACGCGGACGCAGCCCTGTCGTTCTCCGAACCGGCATTCGGCAACTATGCCCGCTTCGACGCGGCGACGACCGGTTTGCTCGATCGTCACCCGGACTATTGGTACGCCCATGCCCGACGCGCGATGTTCCTGCGTGACGTCGGCCGCCTGCGGGATTCGCGCCAATTCGCGCAGCGATCGATCGAGATAGATCCGATGTTGCCGATCGGTTGGGGCAACGTGGCCATCGGCCATGCCATGTCGGGAGACCTGCTGCAGGCCGATGCCACGTTCGAGGAAGCCACGAGGCGGTGGCCCGCACACGGCTATCTCTGGAACCAGCGGTTCGCTCTCCTGCTGGAGCTCGGCCGCTACGACGAGGCGATCGCCCTCGCCCGCGACCCGCGCGCCCGGCCGGATTACATTCCCGCCGAAGTCGGTGAGCAACGCGCCGCACTGGCGCTGGCGATCCAGAAGGGCGATCAGGCCGCCCTCGCTAATGCGCGGATGCGGATAACCGCCGAGATCACGCGCGACCTCATCTCCGCCCAGCGCCATGCGCCGACGCTTGTCGCGATGGGTTTCGCCGACGACGCATTCGACAGCCTGTCACGTCTGTTCGCCGTGGCGGCGCAATCGAAGACGATCGCCCTGCAAGTCGCGACAGTATTCCTTTTCCGGCCAGCCTTCGCACCCCTGCGCAACGACAGCCGTTACCAGGCTCTGCTAAAAGCAAGCGGGCTGGAGAAATACTGGCGCCTGTCGGGCAGCCAGCCCGACTTTCGCCGCAGCTGA
- a CDS encoding EAL domain-containing protein yields the protein MPDMTAPMDSVAVPQPRWPWSRASDGKRLSGDRPGLSRRKIAAWAILIGLIAGFFDLPLPIEDTARAIRSAVRMHAADQSVVVVTVDDRSLNELSVNDPLRSDDARFLDRLFELGARRVFFDRAYADLTVESEDRQFRDALDRHKPHVYLGAMADFRQVDGRTVSIVPHPYFRPHASVVSLYGLEGPLGLSTKFPGQSRVHGAIYPSLSVALAGVQPFAGKYRVDFSIDHATVPIVSYIDVLKGRAGRSDFAGRDVVVAPSSRVTQDYHPVPYRAPAPGAVLHVLGAETLRNGIPRDLSWYPAFVLAALVVMWQVSRVRPSRRIMLSTVAILAAGPLALDARNVNVDVVPALMIIGIAWFRLHRLAEATYRGTTGLIRIDTLHAGGTAPEMDVIALKIRNFGTISANLTPEDIDELLIKARAMLRATERNDQFAFDKDTFVWLRPRAPISELENHVLGLHALFRTSITIGSQKPDVASSIGIDTIHDGSLRERTENAIQCAEDAAHLNKIYLISEPVLAADRAWRLQILSELEEALATDHVEVVFQPKVSLVNEAIVGAEALMRWTHPERGPIDPSMVIASAEEHNRVEMITRFVLERAMRDARQAVAIDPAFKVAVNISALDLRDPRFVIGLESIIQANRFPVANLVLEITETAPIENDATVTANLAKLKKLGVRLSVDDFGIGHASLHYLRQIPADEVKIDRSFVTGIETSTEDRALVRTAIDMIHSLGRTAVAEGVENKATVDMLRVMGCDVAQGYFYYRPITMETLVSRLQDGAMAA from the coding sequence ATGCCTGACATGACCGCCCCAATGGACAGCGTGGCTGTGCCGCAGCCGCGGTGGCCGTGGTCGCGCGCGTCGGATGGCAAGCGGCTTTCGGGCGATCGTCCGGGACTGTCGCGAAGGAAGATCGCCGCGTGGGCGATACTCATCGGTCTTATCGCCGGCTTTTTCGACCTGCCTTTGCCGATCGAGGACACCGCGCGCGCGATAAGGTCGGCGGTGCGCATGCATGCGGCGGACCAGAGCGTCGTCGTCGTGACGGTCGACGATCGGTCGCTCAACGAACTCAGCGTCAATGACCCCCTCCGCAGCGACGATGCCCGCTTCCTCGACCGATTGTTCGAGCTGGGCGCCCGGCGCGTGTTCTTCGACCGAGCATACGCCGACCTGACTGTCGAGAGCGAGGATCGGCAATTCCGCGACGCACTCGATCGGCACAAGCCCCATGTTTATCTCGGCGCGATGGCCGACTTTCGTCAAGTCGACGGTCGCACGGTTTCGATTGTCCCCCACCCCTATTTCCGGCCGCACGCGAGCGTCGTGTCGCTCTATGGTCTGGAAGGCCCCCTCGGACTGTCGACGAAATTTCCCGGCCAGTCGCGCGTGCACGGCGCAATCTATCCGTCGCTCTCCGTCGCGCTGGCCGGCGTACAACCCTTTGCGGGCAAGTACCGGGTCGACTTTTCGATCGACCACGCGACTGTGCCGATCGTCAGCTACATCGACGTTCTGAAGGGGAGAGCCGGGCGTTCGGACTTCGCGGGGCGCGACGTCGTCGTCGCCCCGTCGAGCCGCGTGACCCAGGATTATCACCCCGTGCCCTACCGTGCCCCGGCGCCCGGAGCGGTGCTCCACGTGCTGGGGGCGGAAACCCTGCGCAACGGGATCCCGCGGGACTTGTCATGGTATCCCGCGTTCGTCCTCGCTGCGCTGGTGGTGATGTGGCAGGTTTCGCGCGTACGCCCGTCGCGCAGGATCATGCTGTCGACCGTGGCAATTCTCGCCGCCGGCCCGCTCGCGCTGGATGCCCGGAACGTGAATGTCGACGTGGTGCCTGCGCTGATGATCATCGGCATCGCCTGGTTCCGCCTGCACCGGCTTGCCGAGGCGACCTATCGCGGGACGACCGGCCTGATCCGCATCGACACGCTGCACGCGGGCGGTACGGCGCCCGAAATGGACGTGATCGCGCTCAAGATCCGCAACTTCGGCACGATCAGCGCAAACCTGACGCCCGAGGACATCGACGAACTGCTCATCAAGGCGCGCGCGATGCTGCGGGCGACCGAGCGCAACGACCAGTTCGCGTTCGACAAGGACACGTTCGTGTGGCTGCGCCCGCGCGCCCCGATCTCGGAGCTGGAGAATCACGTCCTGGGGCTCCACGCGCTGTTCCGGACCAGCATCACCATCGGGTCGCAGAAACCGGACGTCGCATCGTCGATCGGGATCGACACCATCCACGACGGGTCGCTGCGCGAGCGGACCGAGAACGCCATTCAATGTGCCGAGGATGCCGCGCATCTCAATAAAATCTACCTGATCAGCGAGCCGGTGCTGGCCGCCGATCGGGCCTGGCGCCTGCAGATCCTTTCCGAACTGGAAGAAGCCCTGGCGACAGATCATGTAGAGGTCGTCTTCCAACCGAAGGTCTCGCTCGTTAACGAGGCGATCGTCGGCGCCGAGGCGCTGATGCGCTGGACGCATCCGGAACGTGGCCCGATCGACCCCTCGATGGTCATCGCGAGCGCCGAGGAACACAACCGCGTCGAAATGATCACGCGCTTCGTGCTTGAGCGCGCGATGCGCGACGCGCGTCAGGCCGTGGCGATCGATCCCGCCTTCAAGGTGGCCGTCAACATTTCCGCGCTGGACTTGCGCGACCCGCGCTTCGTCATCGGGCTGGAGAGCATCATCCAGGCCAACCGCTTCCCAGTCGCCAACCTCGTGCTCGAAATCACCGAGACCGCGCCCATCGAGAACGATGCCACGGTCACCGCCAATCTCGCCAAACTCAAGAAGCTGGGCGTGCGCCTGTCGGTGGATGATTTCGGCATCGGCCACGCCTCGCTGCACTACCTTCGCCAAATCCCGGCCGACGAGGTCAAGATCGACCGAAGCTTCGTAACAGGTATCGAGACTTCCACAGAAGACCGCGCTCTTGTTCGCACCGCGATCGACATGATTCATTCGCTGGGACGAACAGCGGTCGCCGAAGGCGTCGAAAACAAGGCGACGGTCGATATGCTTCGGGTAATGGGCTGCGATGTTGCGCAGGGTTACTTCTACTACCGTCCGATTACGATGGAGACACTTGTTTCACGGCTGCAGGACGGCGCGATGGCCGCTTAA